A segment of the Synechococcus sp. CBW1002 genome:
GGCATTCTCGCCGCGCCTCACCGCCGTGCTGGCCCTGATCCCCGACCCCGTTGTGGGGGCGATCTTGGTGTACATCATCGCCCTGGTGATCAGCTCGGGCCTGCGGATGATGGTCAGCAAGCCGCTCAGCCCCGCATCCGGCTACGTGCTGGGAACGGCCCTGGTGGTGGGCCTGAGTCTGGATATCCTGCCCCAGCTTTACCTCCACCTGTCGGCCTGGCTGCGCCCCCTGTTCAGCTCCTCACTCACCCTGTCCACGGTGGTGGCGATCCTGCTCACCCAGCTGCTGCGATTGCTGCAGCGTCCAGCCGCCAGCTGACGGTTCTGTGTGACAGGCTTGGCGCGTCTTCCGGCCCCACAGCGATGACCGCCGCCCCGGCCCGCAACCCAAGCGCCGCCGACAGTGCAGTGAACAGCGCCGCCCACAGTGCCGATGCGGCCATTCCCGACTGGGCCAACAACCCTCGCTACGACACGGTGATCCGCCGTCGCAAGACCCGCAGCGTGCGGGTAGGCGACGTGTTGGTGGGCAGCGACCACCCGGTGGTGGTGCAGTCGATGATCAACGAGGACACCCTCGACATCCCTGGCGCAACCGCCGGCATCCGCCGCCTGCATGAAGCCGGCTGTGAGATCGTGCGCCTCACAGTGCCGAGCCTCGCCCATGCCAAGGCGGTGGGCGAGATCCGCAAACGCCTGGAAGACAGCTACCGCCCGGTACCGCTGGTGGCTGACGTGCACCACAACGGCATGAAGATCGCCCTGGAGGTGGCCCAGCACGTCGACAAGGTGCGGATCAACCCAGGGCTCTACGTGTTCGACAAGCCCGACCCGAACCGCACCGAATTCACCCCCGAGGAGGTGGCCGCCATCGGCGAGCGCATCCAGACCACCCTCGAACCGCTCGTGAGCCTGCTCAAGGAGCAGGACAAGGGCCTGCGCATCGGTGTGAACCACGGCTCCCTGGCGGAGCGGATGCTGTTCACCTACGGCGACACCCCTCTGGGAATGGTGGAGAGCGCCATGGAGTTCATCCACATCTGCGACCGCCTCGATTTCCACAACATCGTCGTGTCGATGAAGGCCTCGCGGGCGCCGGTGATGCTGGCCGCCTACCGGATGATGGCCGACCGCATGGATGCCGAGGGCTTCCACTACCCGCTTCACCTTGGAGTGACCGAGGCGGGTGACGGCGACTACGGCCGCATCAAGAGCACCGCCGGCATCGCCACCCTGCTGGCCGAGGGGCTTGGTGACACGATCCGCGTGTCGCTCACCGAGGCGCCGGAGAAGGAGATCCCTGTCTGCTACTCGATCCTGCAGGCCCTGGGGCTGCGCAAGACGATGGTGGAGTACGTGGCCTGCCCCAGCTGCGGCCGCACCCTCTTCAACCTGGAGGAGGTGCTGCACAAGGTGCGCTCCGCCACCGCCCACCTCACGGGTCTGGACATCGCCGTGATGGGCTGCATCGTAAACGGCCCCGGCGAGATGGCCGATGCCGACTACGGCTACGTGGGCAAGACCCCCGGCACCATCTCCCTGTACCGCGGCCGCGAGGAGATCCGCCGGGTGCCGGAGGCCGAGGGGGTGGAGGCGCTGATCGCCCTGATCCGCGAGGACGGCCGCTGGGTGGATCCCTGAACCTTCGCCGGTGATGGTGCGGAGATCCGTTACGACGGAATCGGCCACGGGGGTTACGTTAAAGGGACATTCACTGACGACGGGAGCGCAAGCTGATGGCCAGAGGTCGCGCCGGCATCCTGGTGCTGGTTGGCTTGAGCGCCTGTGCGGCCACTGCCGTCATGGCCCGCGAACTGGTGATGGCCCCCGGAGGCAGTCCCCTGGTGAGCGACAGCCCCAAGGAGGTGATGGACCAGGCCTGGCAGATCGTCTTCCGGGATTATCTGGACACCACCGGCAAGTACACCCCCGATCGCTGGCGGCAGCTGCGTCGCGACATCCTGGCCAAGAGTTACGGCAACCCCAAGGAGGCCTATGAGGCCATCCGCGGCATGCTGGGCAGCCTTGACGACCCTTACACCCGTTTCCTGGATCCACGGGAATTCAAGGAGATGCAGATCGACACCTCCGGAGAGCTCTCCGGGGTGGGAATCCAGTTGAGCATTGACAAGGAGACCAAGGAATTGATCGTGGTGAGCCCGATCGACGGGTCACCGGCCTCCAGAGCGGGGGTGCAGCCGAAGGACGTGATCACGGCGATCGACGGCAAGACGACCAAGGGCATGACCACCGAGGATGCGGTCAAGCTGATCCGCGGCCAGGCCGGAAGCAAGGTGAATCTCACGCTGCGCCGCAAAGGTCAATTGATTGAGGTGCCACTGATGCGGGCGAGGATTGAACTGCATGCGGTGGATCATCAGATCAACACAACCCGGGAAGGCCTCAAGGTCGGTTACATCCGCCTCAAACAATTCAACGCCAATGCCACAAAGGATATGCGGCTGGCGGTGAAGGATCTTGAGGAGAAGGGTGTGCAGGGCTATGTACTAGACCTGCGCAGCAATCCCGGCGGCCTGCTGATGGCCAGCGTCGAGATTGCCCGGCAATGGCTGAACGAGGGCACGATCGTATCGACCAAGACCCGGGACGGCATCCAGGATGTGAAGCGGGCCACCGGCCGGGCACTCACAGAAAAGCCCCTGGTGATCCTGGTCAACGAAGGATCTGCCAGCGCCAGCGAAATTCTCTCCGGTGCTCTGCAGGACAACAAGCGGGCCGTGCTGGTCGGGCAGAAGACCTTCGGCAAAGGTTTGGTGCAATCCGTGCGTGGCCTGTCGGACGGCTCCGGCATGACCGTGACGATTGCCAAGTACCTCACACCCAGTGGCCGCGACATCCACAAGCACGGCATCGATCCCGACGTGCCGGCCAAGATGACTGAGGCGGAGGCTCAGAAGCTCAAGCTTGAGGATCTGGGTACCGCCAAGGACACCCAGTACCGGGCCGCCGAATCCACCCTGATGAAGCAGCTGCGCATCACCGCCACGTCCGGTAGCACCTACAAGCCCGGCAGCGCAAACCTGCCGGCGGCCCTGGGTAGCCGCTGAATCGGGATTCTGGGGCAACAGTCAAGCCTCATTAGGCCAGCGGGGCCCACTGCCAGCCCGTGATCCGGGCTTTGGCCTGCACGTGCCTTGAGAGACCCCATTCTTTTCAGCCATTCCCTTTGGAGCCACTGCCGCTGATCCACTGCCATCCCAGGCCTTGATGTCCAGCAGCTTCTGCCCTTGGAAAGCCACATTGTTTGTGACCCCTGTCCGATCGCAACCCCTGACTGGTGATAGGGCTGCAGGTGGATGACAGCTCAGTACCCTTCGGCCGCTGGCAGGTTAGATGACAAAGATGCCGCAGGGAGCTGACGATCTGAAGCTGAATGCCTAGGGTGCAAGAAGAACCTTCCGGTTCTCCGGAGTGAAACTTCAACCCAGAAGCCTAGGGGCTGCGACTGCCACGACATGAGCCTTTTCGCCAGTTACTCGAAGATCCTCGAGATCGTGGGCGACATCATCCGGGTGGAGGTTCCTGCCGGAGAAGAAGTGGGTGAGAATACACCCCGCTTCAACGATCTTGCGGTCCTGCAGAACGCCAACGGCAGTGGTTCTCTGGCCCAGGTGATTGATCTGAAGCAGGGCTCGGTGGCCCTGCAGGTGTTTCGTGGAACCAAGGGGGTCTCGACCAACTCGCAGGTACGCTTTCTCGGCCATCCGATGACGGCCACCTATTCCGACAACATCCTCGGCAGGGTGTTTCGCGGCACCGGCGAGCCGATGGATGGTGGACCCGAACTTTCGCAGGATCCCCGGGTGCCAATCGGCGGTCCATCGGTGAATCCGATGTGCCGCATCCTGGCCTCCAAGCTGATCCGCACAAACGTGCCGATGATTGATATTTACAACTGTCTGGTGGAAAGCCAGAAGATTCCGATCTTCTCCATCTCCGGCGAACCGTTCAATCCCTTCCTGGCACGGATCGGCATTCAGGCGGATGCCGATGTGGTGGTCTTCGGCGGTCTGGGTCTGATCTTCGACGACTACTACGCCTTCCGCAAGACCTTCGAAGAAGCGGGTGTCTTCCCCCGCACGGTGATGTTCGTCAATCTGGCCTCCGACCCGATCGTGGAACGGATCCTGATCCCCGACATGGCCCTGGCGGTGGCCGAGAAATTTGCCGTGGAAGAAGGAAAACGGGTGCTGGTGCTGCTCAGCGACATGACCTCCTTTGCCGATGGTCTCAAGGAGATCAGCATCGCCATGGATCAGGTACCGGCCAACCGCGGCTACCCGGGAGACCTTTACTCCCAGCTGGCGCGCCGGTACGAAAAGGCTGCCGATTACGCCAAGGGGGGCTCGGTGACGCTGCTCACCGTCACCACCATGCCTGGCGGCGATGTGACCCACCCGGTGCCGGACAACACCGGCTATATCACCGAAGGGCAGTTCTATCTGCACGACGGCATGATCGATCCCTTCGGCTCTCTGTCGCGGCTCAAGCAGAACGTGATCGGCAAGGTGACCCGGGAAGACCACAGCCAGATCATGAACACCACGATCCGGCTGTATGCCGGCGCCAGGGATGCGCAGCAGAAGCAGGCCATGGCATTCGAGCTCTCGGACTACGACCGCAAACTGATCCACTTCGGCGACCTCTTCCGTGATCGCTTCATGGACATCAATGTGGATCTACCGCTGGAGGCAGCCCTGGATCTGGCCTGGCAGACCCTGGCCGAGTGCTTCGAGCCTCAGGAGTTGCTGATGAAGCAGGAACTGATCGACAAGTACTTTCCCCATCCAGTTCCTCCGAAGCCAACTCCTGCCCAGCCAACTTCAACGCAGCCGGCTTCAACGCAAACAGATTCTTCGCAGCCAGGCTCTCCGCCATCAGGCCCGCAGACAACCACCGTCGCATGAGCAGACTCTCCCTCACCAAAGCCTCCCTCAGCCGGCAGAAGGGTCTGCTCAAGACCTATCACGACGTCTTGCCGTCCCTGGACCTCAAACGTCGTCAACTCAGTGCGGAGCGAGAAGCCGCCCGCCAGCAGCTGGAGGAGGCCCGAACCCGGGCGGCCGCCATCGAGGCGGAGGTTGGGAAATCCTGTCCGATGCTGGCCCACGAGCGGATCGACCTCTCGGATCTGGTGACCATCACCGCCGTTCATCAACAGGAGGAAAACCTGATGGGCACCCGCCTGCCGAAACTGCAAGGGGTGGACTTCCGGGTGGCCGACTATGGCTTGCTGAGCCGGCCCTTCTGGGTGGATGCCGTGGTGGGCTGGCTGCAGGAGGCCCTGCGCAATCAGCTGCAACTGCAGGTGGCCGAGCAGCGGCTGGAGCTGCTGCGACAGGCCGAGCGCAAGGTGACCCAACGGTTCAATCTGTTCGATCGGGTGCTGATCCCCCGGACCCGCAGCAACATCAGACAGATCACCATCTACCTGGCCGATGCGGAGCGCGCCGGGGTGGTCAATTCCAAGATCGCCAAACGCAAGAAACAACGGGACATCGCCGTGGCGCCATGACGATCATTCCTCTGGCCAAGCTCACGCTGTTCGGGCTCTCGGCCGACCGGAAACCCCTGCTCGATGGCCTCCAGAGCCTCGGCTGCGTGCATCTGATCCCCCTGACCAGCACCACGGAAGACGAGAATTTCGTGGTCGCACGGCCCAGCGAAGACGCCCGCAAGGCCCTGCGCTATCTGATGGATGTCCGGCGACGGCGCCATCAGACGAGGGTCGATGCCACGTTTGATTTCGACCGCATCGTGGCCGAAGCCCTGGCCAACAGGCAACGCAAGCAGCAGGCCGAGGATCGGGTGCTGGCCCTGGGCAAGCGACTGGATGAACTGGAGCCCTGGGGAGACTTCAGCCTTCCCGATCAGGATGGACTGGCGGGCAATCTCCTGTGGTTCTACCGGGTGCCCCACCCCAAGGCCGCCGCATTTCGTGGTGCCCTTGGCAGTCTTGGTCTGCCCTGGCAATTGCTGCACGAATCCCCCGCCCATGGGTATTACGCCCTGATCGCCGAGCAGGAACCCGATCAGGCACTCCTGCCCGTGGCCCGTTCCCATGTGGGGGCCCAATCCCATCGGGATGTGCAGCGCCAGTTCGATGACGCCCGCACCGCCCTGGAGGATGTGGAGGCCGAGCACGAATCGCTCAGCCGCTGGGTGTTTCTGCTCTCCAAACACCTCACCCGGGCCGAGGACGCCCAGGCGCGGGAGCAGGCCAGCGGCATGGCCCTCGATGACGACACGCTGGTGCAACTGCAGGGCTGGATTCCTCGCCCCGCCCTGCCCCGTCTCGACGCGTTTGCGCAACAGCACGGTCTGGCCTATCTCGCCGAGGTGCCGGAGCCGAAGGACTCCCCACCCACCCTGTTGCGCAACCCCGCCACCCTGAGCGGCGGCCAGGATCTGGTCACCTTTTACGAGACCCCGGGCTACCGCGACTGGGATCCCTCGATCGTGGTTTTTTTCTCGTTCGCGTTCTTCTTCGCCATGATCATGGCGGACGCCGGCTATGCCCTGGTGCTGGGGCTGGTGGTAGGCCTGAAGTGGACAGCGATGGGGCGCTCGTCCGGTGGACGCCACTTCCGCATTCTGGCGGTTGTGGGCCTGGTGATGGCGCTGATCTATGGAATTCTGGCCGGCAGCTATTTCGGCGTAGCCCCTCCAGCTGGTTCCCTGTTGGCGCACTGCAAGCTGCTGGATCTCAATGATTTCGCCGCGATGATGAAGCTGTCGCTGGTGGTGGGCTGTGCCCACCTGCTCCTGGCCAATGGCGTGGTGGCCCTGCGGGGCCAGTCGCTGGCCCAGACGGCACCACCGATCGGCTGGATGGCGGTGATTCTGGGCGGGCTGACGCTCTATCTCAGCCAGGCCGAGACTCCCTTCCTTCACCTGGGCATCGGCCTGATTGCGGGTGGACTGCTCACCGTTCTGCTGCTCAGCAGTGAACGCCGTATCAGCCATCCGGCCGATCTGCTGCTGCGCCTGCTGGACGGGCTGGGATCGCTCACCGCCATCTCGAAGTTATTCGGCGATGTGATGAGTTACCTCCGTCTGTTTGCCCTGGGCCTGGCGAGCGCTTCCCTGGCGATCACCTTCAACCAGCTGGCTGGGCAGGTCTCACACTCGGGCCTGGCCTTGGGTGTGCCGATTGCACTGTTGATTCTGGTGCTGGGCCATGGCATCAATCTGTTGCTGGCGATCATCAGTGGATTTGTGCACGGCCTACGGTTGAACTTCATTGAATTCTTCAACTGGGGGCTGTCCGGGGAAGGTGTTCCCTTTAGGCCTTTCATCAAAAAGGAGCTTGCCTCTTGAACGACCATTTCTCTCTACTCGCTCTCGGCTGGATCGGGATTTATGCTCCGGTCGCTCTGGGGGCGATCGGTGCCGCGATCGGCTGCACCATTGCCGGTCAGGCAGCGATCGGCGCGATGATGGAAGTCAACAGCGGCTACGGTCGTTTTGTCGGCCTTTCGGCGCTGCCATCGTCGATGTCGATCTACGGCATTGTGGTGATGTTCATCCTCAACAGGCCGGTGATCCCGGCCAATGCCGGGGCCCTGTTCGGCCTGGGCACTCTGTCGGGACTCGCCTTTCTGATTGCCGCGACCTATCAGGGTCTCTGCTGCGCTTCGGCGATCGCCGGATCGAAGTCGAAGCCGGAGATTTTCGGCCTGGCCTTGGCACCGGCCGCAATCGTGGAGGGCTTCGCCGTCTTTGCCTTTGTGTTCGCCCTGGTGGCTGCCGGTGGGATTCCCAAGTAAGTCACCCCGTATCACGTCCAACTCTGTGATCCGCTGTTCCCCCTCCTCTGTTCTGGAG
Coding sequences within it:
- a CDS encoding V-type ATP synthase subunit D, with the protein product MSRLSLTKASLSRQKGLLKTYHDVLPSLDLKRRQLSAEREAARQQLEEARTRAAAIEAEVGKSCPMLAHERIDLSDLVTITAVHQQEENLMGTRLPKLQGVDFRVADYGLLSRPFWVDAVVGWLQEALRNQLQLQVAEQRLELLRQAERKVTQRFNLFDRVLIPRTRSNIRQITIYLADAERAGVVNSKIAKRKKQRDIAVAP
- a CDS encoding V-type ATP synthase subunit B, coding for MSLFASYSKILEIVGDIIRVEVPAGEEVGENTPRFNDLAVLQNANGSGSLAQVIDLKQGSVALQVFRGTKGVSTNSQVRFLGHPMTATYSDNILGRVFRGTGEPMDGGPELSQDPRVPIGGPSVNPMCRILASKLIRTNVPMIDIYNCLVESQKIPIFSISGEPFNPFLARIGIQADADVVVFGGLGLIFDDYYAFRKTFEEAGVFPRTVMFVNLASDPIVERILIPDMALAVAEKFAVEEGKRVLVLLSDMTSFADGLKEISIAMDQVPANRGYPGDLYSQLARRYEKAADYAKGGSVTLLTVTTMPGGDVTHPVPDNTGYITEGQFYLHDGMIDPFGSLSRLKQNVIGKVTREDHSQIMNTTIRLYAGARDAQQKQAMAFELSDYDRKLIHFGDLFRDRFMDINVDLPLEAALDLAWQTLAECFEPQELLMKQELIDKYFPHPVPPKPTPAQPTSTQPASTQTDSSQPGSPPSGPQTTTVA
- a CDS encoding ATP synthase subunit C, producing MNDHFSLLALGWIGIYAPVALGAIGAAIGCTIAGQAAIGAMMEVNSGYGRFVGLSALPSSMSIYGIVVMFILNRPVIPANAGALFGLGTLSGLAFLIAATYQGLCCASAIAGSKSKPEIFGLALAPAAIVEGFAVFAFVFALVAAGGIPK
- the ispG gene encoding (E)-4-hydroxy-3-methylbut-2-enyl-diphosphate synthase; this translates as MTAAPARNPSAADSAVNSAAHSADAAIPDWANNPRYDTVIRRRKTRSVRVGDVLVGSDHPVVVQSMINEDTLDIPGATAGIRRLHEAGCEIVRLTVPSLAHAKAVGEIRKRLEDSYRPVPLVADVHHNGMKIALEVAQHVDKVRINPGLYVFDKPDPNRTEFTPEEVAAIGERIQTTLEPLVSLLKEQDKGLRIGVNHGSLAERMLFTYGDTPLGMVESAMEFIHICDRLDFHNIVVSMKASRAPVMLAAYRMMADRMDAEGFHYPLHLGVTEAGDGDYGRIKSTAGIATLLAEGLGDTIRVSLTEAPEKEIPVCYSILQALGLRKTMVEYVACPSCGRTLFNLEEVLHKVRSATAHLTGLDIAVMGCIVNGPGEMADADYGYVGKTPGTISLYRGREEIRRVPEAEGVEALIALIREDGRWVDP
- a CDS encoding V-type ATP synthase subunit I; this translates as MTIIPLAKLTLFGLSADRKPLLDGLQSLGCVHLIPLTSTTEDENFVVARPSEDARKALRYLMDVRRRRHQTRVDATFDFDRIVAEALANRQRKQQAEDRVLALGKRLDELEPWGDFSLPDQDGLAGNLLWFYRVPHPKAAAFRGALGSLGLPWQLLHESPAHGYYALIAEQEPDQALLPVARSHVGAQSHRDVQRQFDDARTALEDVEAEHESLSRWVFLLSKHLTRAEDAQAREQASGMALDDDTLVQLQGWIPRPALPRLDAFAQQHGLAYLAEVPEPKDSPPTLLRNPATLSGGQDLVTFYETPGYRDWDPSIVVFFSFAFFFAMIMADAGYALVLGLVVGLKWTAMGRSSGGRHFRILAVVGLVMALIYGILAGSYFGVAPPAGSLLAHCKLLDLNDFAAMMKLSLVVGCAHLLLANGVVALRGQSLAQTAPPIGWMAVILGGLTLYLSQAETPFLHLGIGLIAGGLLTVLLLSSERRISHPADLLLRLLDGLGSLTAISKLFGDVMSYLRLFALGLASASLAITFNQLAGQVSHSGLALGVPIALLILVLGHGINLLLAIISGFVHGLRLNFIEFFNWGLSGEGVPFRPFIKKELAS
- a CDS encoding solute carrier family 23 protein, producing the protein MASVQGGLLADGLTVTLSGLLGGMASDTSASNVALSQASGATSRVLAYWAGGLFALLAFSPRLTAVLALIPDPVVGAILVYIIALVISSGLRMMVSKPLSPASGYVLGTALVVGLSLDILPQLYLHLSAWLRPLFSSSLTLSTVVAILLTQLLRLLQRPAAS
- a CDS encoding S41 family peptidase, which produces MARGRAGILVLVGLSACAATAVMARELVMAPGGSPLVSDSPKEVMDQAWQIVFRDYLDTTGKYTPDRWRQLRRDILAKSYGNPKEAYEAIRGMLGSLDDPYTRFLDPREFKEMQIDTSGELSGVGIQLSIDKETKELIVVSPIDGSPASRAGVQPKDVITAIDGKTTKGMTTEDAVKLIRGQAGSKVNLTLRRKGQLIEVPLMRARIELHAVDHQINTTREGLKVGYIRLKQFNANATKDMRLAVKDLEEKGVQGYVLDLRSNPGGLLMASVEIARQWLNEGTIVSTKTRDGIQDVKRATGRALTEKPLVILVNEGSASASEILSGALQDNKRAVLVGQKTFGKGLVQSVRGLSDGSGMTVTIAKYLTPSGRDIHKHGIDPDVPAKMTEAEAQKLKLEDLGTAKDTQYRAAESTLMKQLRITATSGSTYKPGSANLPAALGSR